The Streptomyces sp. NBC_00224 genome contains the following window.
TACGACGACGGTGCGGTGGCCCGGGCCGTGGTGGCGGCCGGAGCCCTGCCGGTGTTCGCCGACATAGACCCGGAGACGTACTGCCTGGGCGTCGGGGGCATCGAGGCCGTTGTGACCTCGCGGACCGTCGGGCTCGTGCTCGTCCACCGCTTCGGGCACCCGGCCGACGCCGGGCAGTTCAGGCAACTCGCCGACCGGCTCGGGCTGCTGCTGGTGGAGAGGGACGAAGACGACGGCGCGGGCGGCGATGTCGTGCAACGCCGGGAGCGGGCCGGGTACTTGGACCGGCGGCTCATCGGCGTACGGACGCCCGTACCGGCCGCTGGGCACGGGTACCAGCGCTATGTCGTACGGGTTCCTGGGAACGGGCGGCCCGACCGGGACGCGTTCGCGCGGCTGTTGCGGCGGCGCGGGGTCGAGTGTGAGGTGCCCGTGCTCACGCCCGTACACCGCACGCGGGAGTTCAGGCGGGTCGGCTGTGTGCTGCCGGAGACCGAGCGGGCCGTGGACGAGACGCTCGCACTGCCCCGTCTCGACGGGCTTTCCGACGCGGGCGTACGGAAGTTGGTCTCGGTCTGCAATGCCCTTGGAGGGCTGCTTCAGCCCGCGTGACGGGGGTGCTGGGAAGGGCGCCGGAGGAACTGGCGAGCGCGGTTCGGACCACCGTCTGATTCGGGGTATGCTTTATCTCGTTGGTGAGGGGGAAACCCCGAAACAACAACCGGCCCCTATAGCTCAGTCGGTAGAGCGTCTCCATGGTAAGGAGAAGGTCTGCGGTTCGATTCCGCATGGGGGCTCAGGAGAAAGACGATGAAAGGCCCCGCCCAATTGGGCGGGGCCTTTCGCGTTCTTACGGTCACCGGTTTCCGGTGGCCCTCGGCCCTGTCGGGCTCCCCGGCCCCGCTTAGCGCCGGGGCTGTTCCGGGATGCGCATCGACAGGATCGCCATGTCGTCGGACGCGGGCTCGGCGGCGAAGCGTTCCACCGCGCGCAGGACGCGGGCCGCAACGGCGCCGGCGGTCAGGCCCGTACACGTGGCGAGGACGTCGGTCAGACCGTCGTCTCCCAGCATCCGGGTACCCTCGCGGCGCTCGGTGATGCCATCGGTCACACAGAGCAGGACGTCGCCCGGGTCCAGGGTGATCGTCTGCTCGTACAGCTCCAGGTCCTCCATGACGCCGAGCAGCGGCTGGGGTTCGGCGGCGGGTTCGACCGTGCCGTCCTGGCGCAGGCGCAGCGGGAGCGGATGGCCCGCGCACACGACCTTCAGCACCGCGCTGCCGTCCTCCTGCGGCCACAACTCGCCGTACAGGAGCGTCAGGAAGCGGCTGCGGGCGCCCTCGTCGAGGATCGCGGCGTTGAGGCGTTCCAGGACCGCAGGGCCGCCGAAACCCTCGCGGGCGAGGAGGCGCAGGGCGTGGCGGGCCAGGCCCGTGACGGCCGCCGCCTCGGGGCCGGTGCCGCAGACGTCGCCGATGGCGAAGCCGTACGCGCCGTCGCGGATCGGGAAGAGGTCGTAGAAGTCTCCGCCCACCTCGTTGCCCTCGCCGGCCGCGCGGTAGATGACCTCGACCTCGACGCCGGGGATCTGCGGGAGGCCGGGCGGCAGGAGGCTGCGCTGGAGGGAGCGGCTGATGGCCATGCGCTCCGAGTAGAGGCGGGCGTTGTCGAGGGCGAGCGCGGCCCGGCGCGAGAGGTCTTCGGCCAGTTCCAGGATCTCCTGGCGGAAGTGGTCGTCGGAGGGCTTGCCGAGCGTGAGCATGCCGATGACGCGGTTGCGGGCGACCAGGGGCAGGACGACCGTCTCGCCGCCGACCGCGGCGGCCGTGGACAGTGTGGTGCCGAGGCCGCTGCCCAGGTGCGGGCTGGTGCCGCGGCCGAGGTCGCGCATGGAGGTGCGCAGCGCGGCCTGGTGGGCCGCTTCGCCGGGGGCGGTCCAGACGCGGGCGCCCGGGGTGGGGACCGGCTCCGGCGGGTCGATCTTGGAGAGGAGCGCCTTGAGGCCGTCGATGCGCTCCTCGTCCTCGTGGAGGACGTACGACAGGTAGGGATCGGAGGCCTGGTCCGCGATCGTGTAGACGGCGCACCAGGTGGCGAGGGTGGGGACGGTCATCTGTGCCATCAGGGCCAACGTCTGGTCCCGGTCCAGGGTTCCCGCGAGCAGGTCCGAGGCTTCCACGAGGAAGCTCAGCGATCCCCGGCGCAGCCGTTCGAGCTCGCCCAGGCGGGCCGACTCGACGGCGAGCGCGATGCGGTCGGCGGCGAACTGGAGGCGCAACGCTTCTTCGTTGGAGTAGCGCCCGGCCGATTCGGCGGCGACGCCGAGGGAGCCGGTGAGGCGGCCCTCGACCTTGAGGGGGACGGTGACGACCGAGCGCATGCCGGAGCCGCCCAGGATCGGGACGGCGCCGGGGAGGGCCGCGAGGTCCTCGTGGACGGCGGGCATCCTGGCCGAGCCGTAGCGGCCGGTGCCCGCTTCGACGGGCACGCGCGCGAAGCGCTGGCGGGCGGACGGGAGGCCGGTGGTGGCCCGGACCTCCAGTTCGGTCTCGTCGTCGGTGGCCAGGAGCAGGAACGCGGCGTCGCCGTCGAGCATGTCGCGGGCGCGCTCCACGGTCCGCTGGAGCAGTCCGTCGAGGTCGTCGGGGGCGGGGGAGCCGATGAAGACCTCGAACGGGTCGACGTTGCGGCTCTCGCCCATGGAGGCGGAGTCGGCGGGGGCCCGCACGGGGGTCTGGAGTACGGCTCGCTCGTCGTCGCGGACCAGCAGGCAGACGGTGGACGGCTCGCCATTGGTGTCGCGTACCCGAAGATGTGACGCGTACACGGGCAGGACGCGGCCGTCGGAGCCGCGGATGCCGTAACTGCCCTCCCAGCGCGAGAGTTGCAGGGCCTCGACGATTCCGGTGGAGGTGCCGGGGGTGTGCGGCCAGGCCGCGAACTCGGTGAGCTGCTTGCCGGTGACCTTCTCGGCGGGGTAGCCGAACAGTTCCTCGGCGTCCTCGTTCCAGGCGCGGACGGCGCCCGTGCGGTCGATCTGGATGACCGCGACGCGGACCCGGCCGTCGGTGACGGGCAGCAGCTCCACGGGCAGGGCCGGTCCGGCCGAGCGGGTGCCCACCGGGCGGGCGGGGAGGTCGAGCTGGAACCAGACGTGCTTCTGGGTGGGGGTGTACTCGACGCCCCAGCGGGAGGCGATGGCGGCGCACAGCAGGAGGCCGCGGCCGTTCTCGCGGTCGGGGCTTGCGACCTCGGCGGGGGAGGCGTGGAGCGGAACTTCCCGTTCGGGGTAATGGTCGGCGACCTCGACCCGGACGCCGTCCTCGGAGCGCAGGCAGAGTACGTCGGCGGCGGTGCCCGCGTGGACGACCGCGTTGGTGACGAGCTCACTGGTGAGGACGACGGCGTCGTCGACGACGTCCGCGTACCCCCAGCCCTGGAGGGTGTCGCGGACGAAGGCGCGGGCGGTCGCGACGGACCGCCCGACGGGTTCGAAGCTGGCTTCCGCCCGCGCGGTGATCACAGAACTCCTCGTACGCGTCTCGACGGCCGGTTTCCCCTGCCGGGGTCCGGGAAGGTGCCCCCCGGGAATCAACACTCCCATGTGTGGCCCGCCCCCTCCGGTGTCCCGTGGTCGTCCTTGTGGCGCCCGCTGCGCCCCGGGCTCAGAGGAGCAGGGGGCGCTCCCGCCTTCGGACGGACCGGGGCGGTTGGACAGCCGGAAGCCAGGTTACTTACCTTCGCTGTCCTAGCGGATGCCGGTCACCAGTGTTTCCGCCCTCCGAGGGCGGGGACGGTATGCGAAGCTGCCGAACTGTTATGGCCGGGTTCGGCCATGGTGAAACACTGGGAAGGCTTGAAGGAAGCCCGACGAGGGCGGTCGACCCCTGCGGGAGGGACACGGTGGAGTCTGGCGTGGCGGCGCGTGGCAAGAGCACGCGCGCGAAAGGCGGACGGACCCGCGGCAAGGGGACGACCGAGGTGGACACCGCTGCGCTGCAGCGGCTGCTCGCCGCACTGGCGTCGATGCGGGACGGCAATTTCCGCAAGCGGCTGACCGTCTCCGGGGACGGGGTGATGGCCGAGATCGCCGCCGTGTTCAACGAGGTCGCCGACCGCAACCTCCATCTGACCGGGGAGATCGCCCGGGTACGGCGGATGGTGGGGCGCGAGGGGAAGCTGAGCGAGCGGCTGGAGAACGGGGCCTGTGAGGGCTCCTGGGCGGCCGCCATCGACGCCTCGAACGCCCTGGTGGACGATCTGGCCAGGCCGGTCTCCGAGGTCGGCAGGGTGCTGTCGGCGGTCGCCGAGGGCGATCTGGAACAGCGCATGGACCTGCGCTCGCACGGTGTGGACAACGCCGAGCGGCCGTTGCGCGGTGAGTTCCTCAAAGTGGGGCGAACCGTCAACAACCTGGTCGACCAGCTGTCGGCGTTCACCGACGAAGTGACGAGGGTCGCACTGGAGGTCGGCACCGAGGGCAAGCTCGGCGGCCAGGCGCAGGTGCGTGGAATGTCCGGTTCGTGGAAGGATCTCACGGATTCGGTGAACACGATGGCGTACCGGCTGACCGCCCAGGTACGTGACATCGCTCTCGTGACGACGGCGGTCGCCAAGGGCGATCTGTCGCGCAAGGTGACCGTGCACGTCGCCGGCGAGATGCTCCAGCTGAAGAACACCGTGAACACGATGGTCGACCAGCTCTCCTCGTTCTCCTCCGAGGTGACGAGGGTCGCGCGCGAGGTGGGCACCGAGGGCGAGCTCGGCGGCCAGGCGCAGGTGCCGGGCGTCGCGGGCGTGTGGAAGGACCTGACCGACTCCGTCAACCTGATGGCGGGCAATCTCACCGCCCAGGTGCGCGGGATCGCCCAGGTGACGACGGCGGTCGCCAACGGCGACCTGTCGCAGAAGGTGACCGTCAACGCGCGCGGGGAGGTCGCCCAGCTCGCCGAGACGATCAATCAGATGACCGAGACGCTGCGGACGTTCGCCGACGAGGTGACCCGGGTCGCCAACGAGGTCGGCGCCGAGGGCCTGCTGGGCGGTCAGGCGCAGGTGCCGGGCGCGGCGGGCACCTGGAAGGACCTGACCGACTCGGTCAACACGGTCTTCCGCAATCTGACGACGCAGGTGCGGGACATCGCCCAGGTGACCACGGCGGTCGCCAACGGCGACATGACCCAGAAGGTCACGGTCGACGTCGCGGGCGAGATGCTGGAGCTGAAGAACACCGTCAACACGATGGTGGACCAGCTCCAGTCGTTCGGTTCCGAAGTGACCCGGGTGGCCCGGGAGGTCGGCGTCGAGGGGCGTCTGGGCGGTCAGGCCGAGGTGCCGGGCGCGGCCGGCACGTGGAAGGACCTGACGGACTCCGTCAACAACGCGTTCCGCAACCTCACCGGTCAGGTGCGCAACATCGCTCAGGTGACGACGGCGGTCGCCAACGGCGACCTGTCGCAGAAGGTCACGGTGGACGTCTCCGGCGAGATGCTGGAGTTGAAGAACACCGTCAACACGATGGTCGACCAGCTGGCGTCGTTCTCCGCCCAGTTGACGCGGATGGCGCAGGACGTGGGCACGGAGGGCCGGCTCGGCGGCCAGGCGCGGGTGGACGGCGTCCTGGGCACCTGGAAGGAACTCACCGACTCCGTCAACTTCATGGCGGGCAACCTCACCTCCCAGGTGCGCCAGATCGCCCAGGTGACCACCGCGGTGGCGCGCGGCGACCTGTCGCAGAAGATCGACGTGGACGCCCGCGGCGAGATCCTGGAGCTCAAGAACACCATCAACAACATGGTCGACCAGCTGTCCGGCTTCGCCGAGCAGGTGACCAGGGTCGCGCGCGAGGTGGGCACCGACGGCCGCCTCGGCGGCCAGGCGCAGGTGCCGGGCGTGGCCGGTGTGTGGCGCGATCTGACCGACTCGGTGAACGGCATGGCCGGCAACCTCACCGCCCAGGTCCGCAACATCGCCCAGGTCGCCACGGCGGTGGCGCGGGGCGACCTGTCGCAGAAGATCGACGTGGACGCGCGCGGCGAGATCCTGGAGCTGAAGAACGTCCTGAACACGATGGTCGACCAGCTCTCGAACTTCGCGGAGCAGGTGACCCGGGTGGCCCGCGAGGTGGGCACCGAGGGCATCCTGGGCGGCCAGGCCGAGGTGCAGGGCGTCTCGGGCACCTGGAAGGACCTCACCCAGTCCGTCAACTTCATGGCGAACAACCTGACGTTCCAGGTGCGCAACATCGCCGAGGTGACGACGGCGGTCGCCAAGGGCGACCTCTCGAAGAAGATCACCGTCGATGCCAAGGGCGAGATCCTGGAGCTGGTGACGACCGTCAACACGATGGTCGACCAGCTCTCCAACTTTGCGGACGAGGTGACGAGGGTCGCGCGCGAGGTGGGCACCGAGGGCATCCTCGGCGGCCAGGCCCGGGTGCGCGGGGTCACCGGCATCTGGAAGGACCTCAGCGACAACGTCAACCTGATGGCCGCGAACCTCACCTACCAGGTGCGCAACATCGCCCGTGTCTCGACGGCCGTCGCCAACGGAGACCTCACCAAGAAGGTGACGGTCGAGGCGCGCGGCGAGGTCGCGGAACTCGCCGACACCGTCAACACGATGGTGACGACCCTGTCGTCCTTCGCCGACCAGGTGACCCGCGTCGCGCGCGAGGTGGGCACCGACGGCATCCTCGGCGGCCAGGCCCGCGTCCCCGGTGTCTCCGGTACGTGGAAGGACCTCACCGAGTCGGTGAACTCCATGGCCGACAACCTCACCGGCCAGGTGCGCCAGATCGCCACCGTCACCACCGCCATCGCCAAGGGCGATCTCACCAAGAAGATCGACATCGACGCGCGCGGTGAGATCCAGGAGCTGAAGAACACCATCAACACGATGGTCGACCAGCTGTCGTCGTTCGCCGTGGAGGTGACCAGGGTCGCCCGCGAAGTGGGCACCGAGGGCCAGCTCGGCGGCCACGCGCGCGTACGCGACGTCGACGGCACCTGGCGCGACCTCACCGAGTCCGTGAACGAGATGGCCGGGAACCTGACCCGGCAGGTCCGCGCCATCGCGGCCGTCGCCACCGCGGTGACCCGCGGCGACCTCAACCTCAAGATCGACGTGGACGCGGCGGGCGAGATCCAGGCCCTCCAGGACAACATCAACACGATGATCGCCAACCTTCGCGACACCACGGTCGCCAACAAGGAGCAGGACTGGCTCAAGGGCAACCTCGCCCGTATCTCCGGCCTGATGCAGGGCCGCCGGGATCTGGACGACGTCGCCTCCCTGATCATGACCGAGCTGACGCCGGTGGTCTCGGCCCAGCACGGCGCGTTCTTCCTCGCGCTGCCGACCGTCGGCTCCCCCGAGGTCGGCGGGGACGAGGACAGCCCGTACGAGCTGAAGATGCGCGGGAGTTACGGGTACTCGTCGGGCTCGATGCCCACCTCGTTCCGGCCCGGCGAGACGCTGATCGGCACGGCGGCGGAGGAGAAGCGCACGATCCTGGTGGAGAACGTGCCGCCGGGCTATCTGAAGATCTCCTCCGGCCTCGGGGAGGCGCCGCCCGCGCATGTGATCGTGCTGCCGGTGCTCTTCGAGGGCAAGGTCCTCGGCGTGATCGAGCTGGCGTCGTTCCAGCCGTTCACCCACATCCAGAAGGACTTCCTCAACCAGATCGCGGAGATGATCGCGACCAGCGTCAACACGATCAGCGTCAACTCCAAGACCGAGGTGCTGCTCAAGCAGTCGCAGGAGCTGACCGAGCAGCTGCGCGAGCGGTCGGCGGAGCTGGAGAACCGGCAGAAGGCCCTGCAGGAGTCCAACGCGGAGCTGGAGGAGAAGGCCGAGCTGCTCGCCCAGCAGAACCGTGACATCGAGGTGAAGAACACCGAGATCGAGGAGGCCCGGCAGGTCCTGGAGGAGCGCGCCGAACAGCTCGCGGTCTCGATGCGCTACAAGTCCGAGTTCCTGGCGAACATGTCGCACGAGCTGCGCACGCCCCTCAACTCGCTGCTGATCCTGGCCAAGTTGCTCGCCGACAACGCGGAGGGCAACCTCTCGCCGAAGCAGGTCGAGTTCGCGGAAACGATCCATGGTGCGGGTTCGGACCTGCTCCAGCTCATCAACGACATCCTCGACCTGTCGAAGGTCGAGGCGGGCAAGATGGACGTCAGCCCCACCCGGATCGCCCTGGTGCAGCTCGTCGACTACGTGGAGGCGACCTTCCGGCCGCTCACCGCGGAGAAGGGGCTCGACTTCTCCGTACGGGTCTCGCCGGAGCTCCCGGCGACGCTGCACACCGATGAGCAGCGGCTGCTGCAGGTGCTGCGCAACCTGCTGTCGAACGCGGTGAAGTTCACCGACAGCGGCGCTGTCGAGCTGGTGATCAGGCCCGCCCACGCCGACGTTCCGCACGCGATCCGCGAACAGCTCCTGGAGGCGGGCTCGCTGCGCGACGCGGACGCCGATCTGATCGCGTTCTCGGTCACCGACACCGGCATCGGCATCGCGGCCAGCAAGATGCGGGTGATCTTCGAGGCGTTCAAGCAGGCCGACGGCACGACCAGCCGCAAGTACGGCGGCACCGGCCTCGGCCTCTCCATCAGCCGCGAGATCGCCCGGCTGCTCGGCGGTGAGATCCACGCGGCGAGCGAGCCCGGCCGCGGCTCCACCTTCACGCTCTATCTCCCGCTGCACCCCAGCGAGTTGCCGCCGCAGGGTTACCCGCAGCTGCCGCCCGGCGGCGAGGCGGCCGCCGAGGGCGCCCCGGCGGACGGCGTACGGCAGGACCTCGTCCCGCGCGAGAGCGCGGCGCCCACGCCGGGCGAGAGCCAGATGGGCGCGGCCGGGCTGTTCCGGCGCCGCCGCAAGGCGCTCGGCACGGAGCCCGCGGCGACGCTGCCCGGCCAGCAGGGAGAGGCGCAGCAGGACTCCTGGGCCGCCCAGGAGCCGGAGCGCGCGCCGACGCGCACCTTCCACTTCGGTGGAGAGAAGGTACTGATCGTCGACGACGACGTACGGAACGTCTTCGCGCTCACCAGCGTCCTGGAGCAGCACGGCCTGTCGGTGCTGTACGCGGAGAACGGCCGCGAGGGGATCGAGGTGCTGGAACAGCACGAGGACACGGCCGTCGTGCTCATGGACATCATGATGCCGGAGATGGACGGGTACGCCACGACGTCGGCGATTCGTCGTATGCCGCAGTTCGCGGGGCTGCCCATCATCGCGCTCACCGCGAAGGCGATGAAGGGCGACCGGGAGAAGGCCATCGAGTCCGGCGCGTCCGACTACGTCACCAAGCCGGTCGACCCCGACCATCTGCTCTCGGTGATGGAGCAGTGGATGCACGGGAAGTGATCGGTGGCCGCACGGTTCACCGCGAGTTGCTGACTGACTGTGGCCGAAGGCGTGTGAGACGGCGGTATTCGGGGAACCTTCTGGTCTCCCGCTACGTTTCTGCTACGTGCACAGTGACATCGCGGTGACAGGGTGTGGCGACAGGCGGGGTGCGGCTACCATGACCGGCACAAGGACGGGCGGCGCAAGGGAGTCGTCCCCTGGGGCGGCGCCCGGTGCACTGCCGGGGCGAGGAGGACGGGCCATGGTGCAGAAGGCCAAGATCCTCCTGGTCGATGACCGGCCGGAGAATCTGCTGGCGCTGGAGGCCATCCTCTCTGCGCTCGATCAGACACTGGTGCGGGCATCGTCAGGGGAGGAAGCGCTCAAAGCACTGCTGACGGACGATTTCGCAGTCATCCTGCTGGACGTCCAGATGCCGGGCATGGACGGTTTCGAGACCGCCGCGCACATCAAGCGGCGGGAGCGGACCCGGGACATCCCGATCATCTTCCTCACCGCCATCAACCACGGCCCGCACCACACGTTCCGGGGGTACGCGGCGGGAGCCGTCGACTACATCTCGAAGCCCTTCGACCCCTGGGTGCTGCGCGCCAAGGTGTCGGTGTTCGTCGAGCTCTATATGAAGAACTGTCAGCTGCGCGAGCAGGCCGCGCTGCTGCGGCTCCAGCTGGAGGGCGGCGGCCAGACGGCCGGCGACCCCAAGGAGCCGGCGGGCCTCCTCGCCGAACTGTCCGCGCGGCTCGCGGCGGTCGAGGAGCAGGCCGAGGCGCTCTCCAAGCAGCTCGACGACGAGTCGGCGGACGCGGCGGCGGTGGCCACCGCCGCCCACCTGGAGCGCAAACTGACCGGCCTGCGGCGGGCTCTTGACGCCCTGGAGCCCGGCACCGGCAGCGGCACGGCGGCCCTGCCCTCGCAGAACTGAGCGGCGCTGAGCGGCTCCGAGTGGCTGTGAGCGGCGCGGAATCGAGCGGTCCGGAGGGGCCTGACGCTGATGAGGCGTCAGGCCCCTTTGTGCGTACGTGAGTATCGTCTTTCGGTACGACACGAACGGGTGAAGCACCGGCCGTCGTGTCGACCGCCGCCCGCACCGGTAACCTCAGCACCATGGCCTCACGTACGTCCGGCAAGGGTTCCCAGGGCACGGCGGGCACCGCGAAGCGCGCCGGCCGTACCGCGGCACCCGCCAAGAAGGCGGCCGCGCCCGCCAAGAAAGCGCCCGCGAAGAAGGCTGCCGCGCCCGCGAAGAAAGCTCCCGCCAAAAAGGCACCCGCCAAGAAGGCGGCGGCCGCCAAGCCCGCGCCCAAGCCGGCGCCTTCGCCCACCGGGGGCGTGTACCGGCTCGCGCGCGCCGTCTGGCTGGGCGCGGCCCACGGGGTCGGGGCGATGTTCCGCGGCATAGGGCGGGGCGCCAAGGGCCTCGACCCGGCCCACCGCAAGGACGGGCTCGCCCTGCTGCTGCTCGGTGTCGCGCTGATCGTCGCCGCGGGCACCTGGTCGAATCTGCGCGGCCCGGTCGGCGACCTTGTCGAGATGCTGGTGACCGGCGCGTTCGGACGGCTCGACCTGCTGGTGCCGCTGCTGCTCGGCGCGATCGCCGTCCGTCTGATCCTCTACCCGGAGAAGCCCGAGGCCAACGGCCGGATCGTGATCGGCCTCTCCGCACTGGTGCTCGGCGTGCTCGGCCAGGTCCACATCGCCTGCGGCTCGCCGGGCCGGGACGACGGCACCAGCGCGATGCAGGACGCGGGCGGTCTCATCGGCTGGGCCGCGTCCAAGCCGCTCGAATTCCTGATGGGCGATGTCCTGGCGGTGCCGATGCTGGTGCTGCTGACCGTCTTCGGGCTGCTAGTGGTCACCGCGACGCCCGTCAACGCCATCCCGCAGCGGCTGCGGGCCCTGGGCGCCCGGCTCGGCATCGTCGAGCCCCTGCCGGAGGAGTACGGCGAGGACGAGCTGTACGAGGACGACTGGCGTGACGAGGAGCCCGCGCCGCGCGCCCGGCGTACGCCCGGGCGCCGCGTCGCCCCGGCCGACGAGTACGCCCAGGGCGAGGCCGAGCAGGCGGCGCTCTCGCAGCGCCGCAAGCCCCGGCGCGCCTCGGTGCAACCGCCGTTCGACCTGCCGATGGACCCGGTCGACGTGGCCGCCGCCGCGGCCGCCGCGCTCGACGGCGCCGTACTGAACGGCCTGCCGCCGTCCCCGATCGTCGCCGACCTCACCCAGGGCGTCTCCGTCGAGCGGGAGCGCGGCAGCACCACACCGGTGCCCACGGCCCGCGGCGGGGCCGCCGCCAAGGCCGGGGCGCAGCCCGCCGCCAAGACCGACGTCACCAAGCCGGCGCCCAGGGCGACCCCGGGCGCGCCCGGCGTCGTACCGGATCTGACCAAGGCGGCGCCGGAGCACTCCGAGATGCCCTCGCGCGCCGAGCAGCTCCAGCTCGCGGGCGACATCACCTACGCGCTGCCCTCGCTGGACCTGCTGGAGCGGGGCGGCCCGGGCAAGACGCGCAGCGCCGCCAACGACGCCATAGTGGCCTCGCTGCAGAACGTCTTCGTGGAGTTCAAGGTCGACGCGGCCGTCACCGGCTTCACCCGGGGCCCGACGGTCACGCGGTACGAGGTGGAGCTGGGCCCGGCCGTGAAGGTCGAGCGGATCACCGCGCTGACCAAGAACATCGCGTACGCGGTGGCCAGCCCGGACGTACGGATCATTTCGCCGATCCCCGGCAAGTCGGCGGTCGGCATCGAGATCCCCAACACGGACCGCGAGATGGTCAACCTCGGCGACGTGCTGCGTCTGGCG
Protein-coding sequences here:
- a CDS encoding DNA translocase FtsK, which codes for MASRTSGKGSQGTAGTAKRAGRTAAPAKKAAAPAKKAPAKKAAAPAKKAPAKKAPAKKAAAAKPAPKPAPSPTGGVYRLARAVWLGAAHGVGAMFRGIGRGAKGLDPAHRKDGLALLLLGVALIVAAGTWSNLRGPVGDLVEMLVTGAFGRLDLLVPLLLGAIAVRLILYPEKPEANGRIVIGLSALVLGVLGQVHIACGSPGRDDGTSAMQDAGGLIGWAASKPLEFLMGDVLAVPMLVLLTVFGLLVVTATPVNAIPQRLRALGARLGIVEPLPEEYGEDELYEDDWRDEEPAPRARRTPGRRVAPADEYAQGEAEQAALSQRRKPRRASVQPPFDLPMDPVDVAAAAAAALDGAVLNGLPPSPIVADLTQGVSVERERGSTTPVPTARGGAAAKAGAQPAAKTDVTKPAPRATPGAPGVVPDLTKAAPEHSEMPSRAEQLQLAGDITYALPSLDLLERGGPGKTRSAANDAIVASLQNVFVEFKVDAAVTGFTRGPTVTRYEVELGPAVKVERITALTKNIAYAVASPDVRIISPIPGKSAVGIEIPNTDREMVNLGDVLRLADAAEDDHPMLVALGKDVEGGYVMANLAKMPHVLVAGATGSGKSSCINCLITSVMVRATPEDVRMVLVDPKRVELTAYEGIPHLITPIITNPKRAAEALQWVVREMDLRYDDLAAFGFRHIDDFNEAIRNGKVKLPEGSERELTPYPYLLVIVDELADLMMVAPRDVEDAIVRITQLARAAGIHLVLATQRPSVDVVTGLIKANVPSRLAFATSSLADSRVILDQPGAEKLIGKGDGLFLPMGANKPTRLQGAFVTEDEIAGIVQHCKDQMAPVFREDVTVGQKQKKDIDEEIGDDLDLLCQAAELVVSTQFGSTSMLQRKLRVGFAKAGRLMDLMESRGIVGPSEGSKARDVLVKPDELDGVLAVIRGEAP